TCGTTTGAGCATTTTCGCTTTAGGTATTATGCCTTACATTTCAGCTTCGATTATTATGCAGCTTTTAGTTAATATTGTTCCGGCTTTAGAGCGATTTGCCAAGGAAGGTAAAGCTGGCTATGAAAAGATAAATCAATACACGCGATATTTAACGTTTGTTCTTTGCGGTGTTCAAGGTTTGTTTCTGTCACTTTGGTTATCAAATCCAAATAATTTTAAGGGCATTCAAATCGTTCCGCATCCGGGAGTAATGTTTACTTTAACGACAATTATTACCCTTACTGCTGGGACAGTTTTTATCATGTGGTTGGGAGAACAAATTCAGGAACGAGGCATTGGCAACGGAATATCAATAATTATTACTGCTAGCATTATTTCACGTATTCCTTCTTCTTTGCGTCAACTTTGGATTCTTTATTCACCTTTTGATATCGCCAAGCGTCAAATTTCAACCCCAGTTATCATAGCTTTAATTGTTGTTTGGTTTTTAACAATTGCTGCAGTAGTCCTTTTTACCCAAGCTCAGCGGAGGATTCCGATTCAGTATGGGAAACGAATTGTTGGCCGCAAGGTCTATGGAGGAACTACACAGTATTTGCCGATCAAGGTAGACATGAGCGGAGTTATTGCTATCATTTTCGCCAGTAGCGTTTTAGCTTTTCCAGCTACAGTAAGTATGTTTTTGCCTAAGTCGATAAGATTTTTTGCTATTTTGCAAAGTATTTTTCAGCAGCGTGGTTTTTGGTATAATTTTATTTTTGTCGGTTTAATTATGTTTTTTATGTATTTTTATACTGCGATGGTGTTTAATCCTTTAGAGATATCTAACAATTTAAAACGTTACGGTGGCTTTATTCCTGGAATTAGACCGGGTACGCCGACTGCGCGGCACATTGACTTTGTAACAACTAGGATTATTTTTATCGGTGCTTTATATATTGCAACTATAGCTATATTTCCTAATATTATTATGTATGCCTTTAGGGTGCCGTCTTACGGATTAGCTTCTCTTTTTGGCGGAACTACCCTTTTGATTATGGTCGGAGTAGTGTTGGATACTATGAAACAGATAGAAGGTCAGTTGCTTATTCGTCACTATGATGGTTTTATTAAGGGTGGAAGCCTGAAGGGGAGAAAATGAATATAATTTTATTTGGTGCCCCTGGGTCAGGTAAAGGAACTCAAGCGATCGTAATGAGTGAGCAGTTGGGCTTAAGAAGAATATCTCTTGGTGATATTTTACGTAAAGAAGTTAAAGAGGATACGGATATTGGTCAAGAAGTTAAAAGCTATATGAATCAAGGGCAGTTAGTGCCTGATGAGTTGGTAGCCAGGGTTATTGAGAATCATATTGATTCTAAGGGGTTCATTCTTGATGGTTACCCGCGCAATGTAGCCCAGGCTAAGAAGTTAGAGGATATTTTAAAGAATCAAGGCTTAGCTATTGACCTTTTTGTTTATATGGACGTTAGTCGTGAAACTGTGGTTGATCGTCTTACCAAAAGAATAGTTTGCAAATCTTGTGGCGCAAATTATCATTTAAAAAATATGCCACCGAAAAAAGAAGGAATTTGTGATTCTTGTTCGAATGAGTTAGTTCAACGTAAGGATGACACTCCTGAAGTTATTTTGAAGCGTTGGGAAGTTTTCTTAAAAGAAAGTTCTAAATTAGTTAATTTTTATAAAAGTCGCGGCAATCTTTTTAAGGTTGATGCGAATTTTGATAAAGATTTGGTCTTTGAAAAGATAAAAGCCGAAGTTAAATGAGTGAGCTTTTGACTCCTGAAGAGTTTGCCTTAATGCGAAAGGCAGGCAAGGTGGCCTCAAGGGTGCTAAGGCGTTTGAAGCGTTTTATCAAAGATGGGATTACAACAAAAAGCATTGAAGAGTTCTTTGAGAAAGAGCTAGATAAGTATCCTGGTATGGAGCCCGCATTTAAGGGGTTTATGGGTTATCCGGCTTCGTTGTGCGTTTCGGTTAACGAGGAGATAATTCATGGTATCCCTTCGAAACGCCAGATTAAAGATGGTGACCTGGTTAGCGTAGATTTAGGGATAAAGTATCAGGGTTTGTTCGTTGATACGGCTTATACTTATATGGTTGGCAGAGTTTCACCTCAAGCTAAGAAGCTGGTGAGAGTAACCTTGAAGTCGCTTTACGCTGGAATAGGTTCGATAAGCTTAAGCGGTCGGCTTGGTGATGTAAGCTCAGCAGTACAGACTGAAGTCGAGCGAAATGGGTTTTCGGTGGTACGTAGATTTGTCGGACACGGAATAGGTAAATCTTTACATCTTCCGCCGGAAGTACCAAACTTTGGAAATAGAGGCGATGGGCCAAAATTAGTAGTTGGTTCAGCGATTGCAATCGAGCCGATGGTTTCAGCCGGATCTTATAAGGCGGACATCTTAGGCGATGGTTGGACTGCCAGAACAAGCGATGGATCAATGTCAGCTCATTTTGAACATACAGTGGCGATAACTAGTAAAGGACCTAGGGTGATTACCCGGTAAATATCTGTTAGCAGGCAGAAAATAATATGGCAAAAGAAGATTTAATTGAGGTTGAGGGAGAAATAGTCGAAACGTTACCTAACGCTATGTTTAGGGTTAAGATCGATAATGGACATGTTGCGTTGGCTCATGTTTCTGGTAAGATGCGAATGCATTTTATCCGAATTCTTCCTGGCGATCGCGTTAAGCTAGAGCTTTCTCCGTACGATTTGTCGCGGGGAAGAATAACTTATCGACATAAGTAGCGGTAAGAATAAGTATCGTTTTAATTATTAATTCGGAGAGTATATGAAAGTACGAGCGTCAGTAAAAAAAATTTGTGATAAGTGTAAGATAATAATGCGGAAAAGGGTGGTAAGGGTTATTTGTGAAAACCCTAAACACAAGCAAAGACAAGGTTAGGAGGAATAATGCCAAGAATTTTCGGTGTCGATATCCCAAAAAATAAAAAAATTAGAGTTTCTTTGTGCTATGTTTACGGTATTGGTCCGGTAAGAGCTTTAGAAATTCTGAACAATCTAAAAATAGATCCTGAAAGAAAGGCTTTAAGCTTAAGCGATGAAGAGATTTCGCAAATAGCTACTCACGTTCAAAATAATTATCGAATCGAGGGTGAACTTCGTCGGGAAATTTCTCAAAATATACGCAGATTAATTGATATTGGTTCTTATCGAGGTTCGCGTCACAAAAAAGGCTTGCCAGTGCGCGGGCAACGAACAAAATGTAATGCCCGTACTCGCAAAGGTCCTAGGCCACGAGTAGGTGGAATTAAAGGTAAGTGAGGATAATCTATGGCAAAAAAACGACGTAAAGAAAAGAAAAAACGACAACCGTTAACTTCAAGCATCGGAATAGCTCATATCATGGCAACTTTTAATAATACGATAGTTTCAATTACTGACATGAAAGGTAATGTTTTGGCTTGGTGTTCAGCCGGAAAGGTTGGGTTTAAGGGGGCAAAAAAATCTACACCTTATGCGGCCCAAATGGCTTCGTTGCAGGTTGCTCGTGAGGCAAGAGACATGGGGTTGAGAGAATTGGAAGTTTTAGTAAAGGGTCCTGGTCCAGGAAGGGAATCGGCCATACGGTCTTTGCAGGCGGCTGGCCTAAGTGTAAAAAGAATAAAGGATATTACTCCGACGCCACATAATGGTTGTCGGCCAAAGAAAAAACGAAGAGTTTAATAAAGAGAGGGAGATATGGGAAGATATTTAGAAGCAAAGTGTAAATTGTGCCGCAGGGCAGATATGAAATTATTTTTAAAGGGGACACGTTGCATTACCGAAAAATGTGCTTTCGCAAAGCGGCCAACGCCTCCGGGAGCTAGTCAAAATAGACGTCGTTCAAAACCTAGCTATTATGCTTTGCAGTTACGCGAAAAACAGAAGGTAAAACGGATGTATGGTATGCTTGAGAAGCAGTTTAAACGTTTTTTTTCCATAGCTAATAAATCTCGCGGAGCTACTGGCCGGGTTTTAATCCAGCTTCTTGAGCGACGGATAGATAATGTGATATACCGTTCGTTGTTTGCTTTTTCTCGTAATCAGGCGCGTCAGATAGTTAGGCATGGTTTTGTCTTTAGTGGTGGAAAACGAGTGGATATACCTTCTTATATAGTGAAAGAGGGTGAGCAGATAGAGATTAGAGCTAAGGACAGCATTAAGCAAGGTCTAGCTGAAAATTATGAACTTAATTCAAAGGATCGCAGTGTTGCTTCATGGATTGAAGTAAATAAAGACAATTATTCTATAAAAATTGTACGATTTCCTGAAAAGGAAGATTTGATTCTTTCAGTTGACGAGCAGTTAATCGTAGAGCTTTATTCTAAGTAAGATATAATTCGACTAAAAGGCTTTTAAAATTAAAGTTTCATTAAAGGGGGTAAAAAGATGGGGATAACCTGGCGGGATTTTCAGTTTCCTAAGCGTGTAACAGTTGAACAAGAAGATTATAGCTCGAATTATGGAAAGATTATCGCCGAACCTCTTGAAAGAGGCTATGGGGTGACCTTAGGTAATGTTTTACGTAGGGTTCTTCTTTCTTCAATAGAGGGTACTGCAGTGACTTCAGTAAAAATAGATGGGGTTTCGCATGAATTTTCAGCTGTTGAGGGGGTTCTCGAAGATATTCCGGAGATGATTCTTAATATTAAGAATTTAGTTTTACGGTCGTATTCCCGAGCACCTAAGAAAATATATATAAAGGCTGAAGGCGAGCAGATAATAACGGCTAAAGATGTGGTAACTAACGAGACTATTGAGGTTATTAACCCTGATTTACATATTGCTACGCTTACTTCTAAAAAGTCTAAGCTCAATATAGAGATGGAAGTTGGACGCGGCCGTGGTTTTGTTCCGGCTGAGATCAATAAACGTGAAGGAATGGCTATAGGGGTTATCCCGATTGATTCAATTTTCACCCCGGTTAAACGGGTTGCTTTTAAAGTTGAGAATACCCGTGTTGGCAAACGAACTGATTACGACAAACTTGTGCTAGAAATTTTTACTAATGCAAGTATTGAGCCTAAGGAAGCTTTGATCTATGCAGCCAAGGTTATGAGTAAACATCTTGAGTTGTTTTTTACTCTTGGTGAGCTTCCGGAGGATGATTTCGAAGAACTTACTCCTGAGGAATCTGCTCTTTATGAAAAACTTAAGATTCCGGTTTCTGAGCTTGAACTGAGCGTCCGTAGCGCCAATTGTCTTCGCGAAGCCAATATAAAGACTTTGTCAGAATTGGTTGAGAAGACAGAGCCAGAGATACTTTCTTATCGTAATTTCGGAAAGAAATCGCTTAATGAAGTCGGAGCATTGCTTAAAACAATGGGGATATCTTTTGGGATGAAAATTGATAAAGATAAATTAAATAATTCAAAATGAGGCATAGAAAGAAAAGCGAAAAACTATCTCGTTCTCGGGCTCAGAAAAAAGCTTTAGTCAAATCTCTTGTGAGGGCTGTGCTTATTGACGAAAGGATCAAGACGACTACTTCCCGAGCAAAATATTTACGTGGTGAAGTCGATAGGCTAATTACTAAAGGCAAAAACGACACCTTGTCTTCGCGGCGTTTAGTTTATCGAAAGCTTGGCGACCATAAATTAGTTAAGCGGCTTTTTGAAGTCATAGCTCCACGTTTTAAATCAATTAATGGAGGATACACTCGAACCGCCCATCTCATTTCGCGCAAAGGTGATGGGGCTAGCATGTCATTGTTGGAGTTGACCAAGCGCGAGGTTAAAAAGAAAGTTTTGAAAGGAAAGAAAGCTAAAGATAATGCTATTGACGTTGATAATCAAGAAGAGGCCTTAGCTTTAAAAAAACCGGAGAAGAAAAAAGGTATTATTTCCGGAGTGAAAAAGATTTTTAAAAAAGAGCGCGATCTATTAAAATAATCTTGCGGAGTCATTATTTAATATGATTAATCCTCATGTAACCGCATTAAATAAATCAGCCACCCTAAAAATAACCGCTTTAACTAAGAAACTGATCCGAGAAGGCAAAGATGTTGTGAATTTTGCCGCCGGAGAACCTGATTTTGACACTCCCGAATTCATTAAGGCCGCCGCCAAAAAAGCAATTGATGAAGGTTTTACCAAATATACTCCTTCTTGTGGTTTGCCGGCGCTCCGTGAA
Above is a window of Candidatus Omnitrophota bacterium DNA encoding:
- the secY gene encoding preprotein translocase subunit SecY: MFKSVGNIFRIEELRKKIFITLSLLIVYRAGCFIPTAGVNTAALSQFFEMIAKTQGQTILGMVNLFTGGALTRLSIFALGIMPYISASIIMQLLVNIVPALERFAKEGKAGYEKINQYTRYLTFVLCGVQGLFLSLWLSNPNNFKGIQIVPHPGVMFTLTTIITLTAGTVFIMWLGEQIQERGIGNGISIIITASIISRIPSSLRQLWILYSPFDIAKRQISTPVIIALIVVWFLTIAAVVLFTQAQRRIPIQYGKRIVGRKVYGGTTQYLPIKVDMSGVIAIIFASSVLAFPATVSMFLPKSIRFFAILQSIFQQRGFWYNFIFVGLIMFFMYFYTAMVFNPLEISNNLKRYGGFIPGIRPGTPTARHIDFVTTRIIFIGALYIATIAIFPNIIMYAFRVPSYGLASLFGGTTLLIMVGVVLDTMKQIEGQLLIRHYDGFIKGGSLKGRK
- a CDS encoding adenylate kinase, translated to MNIILFGAPGSGKGTQAIVMSEQLGLRRISLGDILRKEVKEDTDIGQEVKSYMNQGQLVPDELVARVIENHIDSKGFILDGYPRNVAQAKKLEDILKNQGLAIDLFVYMDVSRETVVDRLTKRIVCKSCGANYHLKNMPPKKEGICDSCSNELVQRKDDTPEVILKRWEVFLKESSKLVNFYKSRGNLFKVDANFDKDLVFEKIKAEVK
- the map gene encoding type I methionyl aminopeptidase; translated protein: MSELLTPEEFALMRKAGKVASRVLRRLKRFIKDGITTKSIEEFFEKELDKYPGMEPAFKGFMGYPASLCVSVNEEIIHGIPSKRQIKDGDLVSVDLGIKYQGLFVDTAYTYMVGRVSPQAKKLVRVTLKSLYAGIGSISLSGRLGDVSSAVQTEVERNGFSVVRRFVGHGIGKSLHLPPEVPNFGNRGDGPKLVVGSAIAIEPMVSAGSYKADILGDGWTARTSDGSMSAHFEHTVAITSKGPRVITR
- the infA gene encoding translation initiation factor IF-1 → MAKEDLIEVEGEIVETLPNAMFRVKIDNGHVALAHVSGKMRMHFIRILPGDRVKLELSPYDLSRGRITYRHK
- the rpmJ gene encoding 50S ribosomal protein L36, which gives rise to MKVRASVKKICDKCKIIMRKRVVRVICENPKHKQRQG
- the rpsM gene encoding 30S ribosomal protein S13, translated to MPRIFGVDIPKNKKIRVSLCYVYGIGPVRALEILNNLKIDPERKALSLSDEEISQIATHVQNNYRIEGELRREISQNIRRLIDIGSYRGSRHKKGLPVRGQRTKCNARTRKGPRPRVGGIKGK
- the rpsK gene encoding 30S ribosomal protein S11; translated protein: MAKKRRKEKKKRQPLTSSIGIAHIMATFNNTIVSITDMKGNVLAWCSAGKVGFKGAKKSTPYAAQMASLQVAREARDMGLRELEVLVKGPGPGRESAIRSLQAAGLSVKRIKDITPTPHNGCRPKKKRRV
- the rpsD gene encoding 30S ribosomal protein S4 — its product is MGRYLEAKCKLCRRADMKLFLKGTRCITEKCAFAKRPTPPGASQNRRRSKPSYYALQLREKQKVKRMYGMLEKQFKRFFSIANKSRGATGRVLIQLLERRIDNVIYRSLFAFSRNQARQIVRHGFVFSGGKRVDIPSYIVKEGEQIEIRAKDSIKQGLAENYELNSKDRSVASWIEVNKDNYSIKIVRFPEKEDLILSVDEQLIVELYSK
- a CDS encoding DNA-directed RNA polymerase subunit alpha, with amino-acid sequence MGITWRDFQFPKRVTVEQEDYSSNYGKIIAEPLERGYGVTLGNVLRRVLLSSIEGTAVTSVKIDGVSHEFSAVEGVLEDIPEMILNIKNLVLRSYSRAPKKIYIKAEGEQIITAKDVVTNETIEVINPDLHIATLTSKKSKLNIEMEVGRGRGFVPAEINKREGMAIGVIPIDSIFTPVKRVAFKVENTRVGKRTDYDKLVLEIFTNASIEPKEALIYAAKVMSKHLELFFTLGELPEDDFEELTPEESALYEKLKIPVSELELSVRSANCLREANIKTLSELVEKTEPEILSYRNFGKKSLNEVGALLKTMGISFGMKIDKDKLNNSK
- the rplQ gene encoding 50S ribosomal protein L17 — translated: MRHRKKSEKLSRSRAQKKALVKSLVRAVLIDERIKTTTSRAKYLRGEVDRLITKGKNDTLSSRRLVYRKLGDHKLVKRLFEVIAPRFKSINGGYTRTAHLISRKGDGASMSLLELTKREVKKKVLKGKKAKDNAIDVDNQEEALALKKPEKKKGIISGVKKIFKKERDLLK